The genomic window GCAGCGGCGGGATGCCCATCAACCCGACCAGTTTCAGACTGGCCGCCTCTTGGACGGACGTGCAGATCTCCTCCACCGCGCCGGGCGTCGTGATGTCGACGCCGCCGCGGGAGACGTCACCGTCGAGACTGACCTGCACATAGACCCGCAGCCGGTCGGCCCGGCGCTGCTCGGCCAGCGCGGCGCCGACGGCGCGATCCAACGCGGTCACCAGCTTGGCGCTGTCGACCGAGTGAACGGTGTGCGCCCAGCGGGCCAGCGACCGCACCTTGTTGCGCTGGATCTGCCCGACCATGTGCCAGTGCATCTCACGGGACTGTCCCGCCGCCGCCAGCAGCCGCGCCACCTCGGTGACCTTGGCCGATGCCTCCTGCTCGCGGGATTCACCGACGCACCGACAACCCAGCCGGGACAGGATCGCCACATCGGTGGCCGGGAAGAACTTGGTGACGGGCAGCAGTTCGATGTCTGAGACATTGCGTCCGGCCGCCTCGGCCGCGGCGGCCAGCCGCGACCGCACCCCGGCCAACGCGTGCGTCAATTCCGATTGGCGCTCCGATTGCGTTGCCCGATCAGCCGCCATCACGCTCATTCCATCCACACCAGGGACGCCAACCGACCGGTCGGCGCTTCGCGTCGGTGGCTGAACAGGGTGGGTTCGGCGATGGTGCAGCGCGGGTCGACATCGA from Mycobacterium kubicae includes these protein-coding regions:
- a CDS encoding YggS family pyridoxal phosphate-dependent enzyme, which translates into the protein MAADRATQSERQSELTHALAGVRSRLAAAAEAAGRNVSDIELLPVTKFFPATDVAILSRLGCRCVGESREQEASAKVTEVARLLAAAGQSREMHWHMVGQIQRNKVRSLARWAHTVHSVDSAKLVTALDRAVGAALAEQRRADRLRVYVQVSLDGDVSRGGVDITTPGAVEEICTSVQEAASLKLVGLMGIPPLHWDPDRAFELLKREHTRVLKMFGDAVKLSAGMSNDLEAAVKHGSTCVRVGTALLGPRRLRSP